In Centroberyx gerrardi isolate f3 chromosome 20, fCenGer3.hap1.cur.20231027, whole genome shotgun sequence, a genomic segment contains:
- the LOC139915648 gene encoding 5-hydroxytryptamine receptor 3A-like — MCIGLLLLLFLSDGVSSQSGCSYQDVLNYLNLTKSNELYTLTRPVRNHTQPTVVDLHVTLYAILDVIEIDQRFVPYVWVEMMWNNEYISWEPDAFCGIDEVILPIELLWKPDISIAEMTEKDKAPPSPYLSIYSNGEVYVKNDLVMVSSCKMQIYSFPFDTQNCSLTFSSVMHSVEKLQLRPLANSKVATAWSKMVMQGEDEWTFDSLTVDPFNSSSSEGHGSIKYTFTMKRRPVLYIVNFLLPILFFLFLDLASFLLSDSGGEKLGFKVTVLLAVTVMQLILNDILPATSNRIPLIATYCIGIFSLMLLSVLETILVMYLIGKDSPSQEKEADAGCSLSEDCGDKQDRGNSHKWDREGNKWTRCSCLCDVSGGDTPSELLSVAKEGSSSKLTGESHGLESLSEELRELQKSLALLLSSKEEGGKPGYWTRVAKRINTAFFIFYATAATVFLAIIFRKWSPA; from the exons ATGTGTATTGGTCTTCTTTTGCTACTCTTCCTCTCAG ATGGGGTGTCCTCTCAGAGTGGCTGTAGTTACCAGGATGTCTTGAACTACCTGAACCTGACCAAAAGTAATGAGCTGTACACATTGACACGGCCCGTTAGGAACCACACACAACCTACAGTGGTAGATCTGCATGTCACGCTCTATGCCATTCTAGATGTG ATTGAGATAGACCAGAGATTTGTTCCTTACGTTTGGGTTGAGATG ATGTGGAATAATGAGTACATCTCCTGGGAGCCGGATGCGTTCTGTGGAATCGATGAAGTTATTCTTCCTATTGAACTTCTGTGGAAGCCAGACATCAGTATTGCTGAGAT GACAGAGAAGGATAAGGCCCCTCCAAGTCCCTATCTCTCCATTTACAGCAATGGGGAGGTCTATGTGAAGAACGACCTGGTGATGGTCAGCAGCTGCAAGATGCAAATCTACAGTTTTCCCTTTGACACCCAGAACTGCAGCCTCACATTTAGCTCAGTCATGCACTCAG TCGAGAAACTGCAACTCCGCCCGCTCGCCAACTCAAAAGTGGCTACAGCGTGGTCTAAAATGGTGATGCAGGGCGAGGACGAGTGGACGTTTGACAGCCTGACAGTCGACCCTTTCAATAGCAGCAGCTCAGAAGGTCATGGCAGCATCAAATACACT TTCACCATGAAGAGGAGACCCGTCCTCTACATCGTCAACTTCCTGTTGCCCATCCTGTTCTTCCTGTTTCTGGACTtggcctccttcctcctctcagacAGCGGGGGGGAGAAGCTGGGCTTCAAAGTCACCGTGCTGCTTGCTGTCACGGTGATGCAGCTCATCCTCAACGACATTCTTCCCGCTACGTCCAACAGGATTCCACTTATAG CGACCTACTGCATTGGGATTTTTTCTCTGATGCTGCTGAGTGTCCTGGAGACGATCTTGGTGATGTATCTGATAGGGAAAGACTCTCCATCCCAGGAGAAGGAGGCAGACGCTGGCTGCAGCCTGAGCGAGGACTGTGGAGACAAACAGGACAGGGGCAACTCCCATAAATGGGACAGAG AAGGGAATAAATGGACTCGCTGTTCATGCCTGTGCGATGTGTCTGGTGGCGACACACCGTCCGAACTGCTGTCGGTGGCCAAAGAG GGTAGTAGCAGCAAACTGACAGGAGAGTCCCATGGCTTGGAAAGTCTCTCCGAGGAGCTGAGGGAGCTGCAGAAAAGCCTGGCTCTGCTCCTCAGCAgcaaggaggaaggagggaagccCGGCTACTGGACCAGAGTGGCCAAAAGAATCAACACAGCTTTCTTCATTTTCTATGCCACAGCAGCCACTGTGTTTTTAGCCATCATCTTTAGAAAATGGAGTCCTGCATAA
- the lrrc59 gene encoding leucine-rich repeat-containing protein 59: MSKGKVLNLKDKINGNELDLSLCNLTEVPVKELAAFPKATVLDLSCNNITSLPPEFCNLTHLVKVDLSKNQLTSLPDELGNLTSLQHLDLYNNKLSVLPVSFSQLRSLKWLDLKDNPLEAGLAKAAGDCLDEKQCKQCASRVLQHMRAIQEEADRTREKRLLRERELEKKKEAKQREREAKEKEARKREKAEEKEKRRKEYNAQMAALAAQEQQKKRKEEKKKRNGQAADKKAVVESAPKPRRSLIGLLFKLLLLLLLGLAGAAAACQLTDLRKEAVCVPINVAVDDGLSWAREQEGVVRQLVQNLSSMAKELLESTQASKN, from the exons ATGAGTAAAGGCAAAGTGCTGAATCTGAAGGATAAGATCAATGGCAATGAACTGGACCTGAGCCTGTGTAACCTCACCGAGGTGCCAGTCAAAGAGCTG GCTGCGTTCCCCAAAGCAACAGTTCTGGACTTGTCTTGCAACAATATTACCTCCCTTCCT CCAGAATTCTGCAACCTGACCCACTTGGTCAAGGTGGACCTGAGTAAAAACCAGCTGACCAGTCTGCCAGATGAGCTGGGGAACTTGACCAGCCTTCAGCACCTGGACCTGTACAACAACAAGCTGAGCGTCCTGCCGGTCAGCTTCTCTCAGCTCAGG agtCTGAAGTGGCTGGATCTAAAGGATAACCCACTGGAGGCCGGCTTGGCCAAGGCTGCAGGAGACTGTCTGGATGAGAAACAGTGCAAACAGTGTGCCTCCAGg GTTCTGCAGCACATGAGGGCTATTCAGGAAGAGGCGGATCGCACGAGAGAGAAGCGCCTCCTGAGGGAAAGAG aactggagaagaagaaggaggccAAGCAGAGGGAGCGGGAGGCCAAAGAGAAGGAGGCTCGTAAACGGGAGaaggcagaggagaaggagaagaggaggaaagagtaCAATGCCCAGATGGCAGCTTTGGCTGCAcaggagcagcagaagaagaggaaagaggagaagaagaagaggaatggACAGGCAGCAG ATAAAAAGGCCGTTGTGGAATCGGCCCCCAAACCTAGACGCTCTCTCATTGGCCTACTGTTcaagctcctcctcctcctgctgctgggaTTGGCCGGCGCTGCCGCCGCCTGCCAGCTGACGGACCTGCGGAAGGAAGCCGTCTGTGTGCCAATCAACGTGGCCGTGGACGACGGCCTGTCCTGGGCCAGGGAGCAGGAGGGCGTGGTCAGGCAGCTGGTGCAGAACCTGTCGTCCATGGCCAAGGAGCTTCTCGAATCCACACAGGCGTCGAAGAACTAA
- the nat9 gene encoding alpha/beta-tubulin-N-acetyltransferase 9, translating into MLFGIMRINENTLLEGEKVVLVPYNADHVPRYHEWMKSPELQQLTSSEPLTLDQEYDMQTSWREDSDKCTFIILDKQRWTNPEVQEEQCMVGDVNIFLTDPSDPSLAELEIMIAEPSYRGKGIGKEVTYMMMCYGVTKLGIQKFEAKIGLANKVSIAMFKKLHFHELSVCKVFREVTLGVTVDESIRTRLLGDTAYMKERDYRLTCSNRQGLTAQ; encoded by the exons ATGTTGTTTGGCATCATGAGGATCAATGAGAATACTTTactggaaggagagaaagtcgTGTTGGTTCCTTACAATGCAGACCACGTGCCCAG GTATCATGAATGGATGAAGTCTcctgagctgcagcagctgacgTCCTCAGAGCCGCTGACCCTGGACCAGGAGTATGACATGCAGACGAGCTGGAGGGAGGACAGTGACA AGTGCACCTTCATCATCTTGGACAAGCAGCGGTGGACAAACCCCGAGGTGCAAGAAGAGCAGTGCATGGTGGGAGATGTCAACATCTTCCTGACTGACCCCAGTGACCCCTCCCTGGCTGAGCTGGAGATCATGATCGCTG AGCCGAGCTACAGGGGCAAAGGCATCGGGAAGGAGGTGACATACATGATGATGTGCTACG GAGTCACCAAGCTGGGGATCCAGAAGTTCGAGGCGAAGATCGGGCTGGCCAACAAAGTCAGCATCGCCATGTTCAAGAAGCTCCACTTCCACGAG CTGTCGGTGTGTAAGGTGTTCAGGGAGGTGACCCTCGGGGTGACGGTGGACGAGTCCATCCGGACCAGACTCCTGGGCGACACGGCCTACATGAAGGAGAGAGACTACAGACTGACCTGCAGCAACAGACAGGGACTGACCGCGCAGTGA
- the syt15 gene encoding synaptotagmin-15: MLVLAVGLSVALLLILLMGVMVYYLWRRKGQRQYQELVSIVPPVPACTAPVILVSQGSWSRPDEIPFTLPPRFTSRNQGSVKNEEREKEEEEEEEGVKVKVEVEVEGQRDILAHRGSLSVRSWYPVGTLLAGLYCVPTLNEVVAPPPGMATRLCFAVEYRHTREQLMVSLLRLGNLPPRFHGNVTLVELRLLPDDRRPRQAKARGTGPDPEFNDCFVFQVSGVCVSQSTLSVCVLSVEQDGKRHAVGRVLFPLEGELGQAGRVLWRDLETEEDTQCSELGDVQVSLNYSPSLQRLTVVALRARGLQLLTDAGVCVQVSLQIHTQVVRTKRSSVVKGEVEPYFNHRMTFKVRAQQLDEACVRLELQQPHAIRSEPPALLGVVVLGPFMYARGPQLQHWMDMVNTPQELVKQWHGLGRGT; this comes from the exons ATGTTAGTGTTGGCTGTGGGTCTGTCTGTGGCTCTCCTGTTGATTCTGCTGATGGGTGTCATGGTTTACTAtctgtggaggaggaagggccAGCGGCAATACCAGGAGCTGGTCTCCATAGTGCCGCcagtcccagcatgcactgctcCAGTCATCCTGGTTTCTCAGGGTTCCTGGTCCAG GCCAGATGAGATCCCTTTCACCCTGCCGCCCCGCTTTACATCACGAAACCAAGGCAGTGTGAAgaatgaggagagggagaaggaggaggaggaggaggaggagggtgtgaaggtgaaggtggaggtggaggtggagggccAGAGAGACATACTGGCCCATCGTGGATCACTTTCAGTAAGGA GCTGGTACCCGGTGGGGACGCTGCTGGCTGGTCTGTACTGTGTTCCCACTCTGAATGAGGTGGTGGCCCCTCCTCCCGGCATGGCCACGCGCCTCTGCTTTGCTGTGGAGTATCGACATACCCGGGAACAGCTCATGGTCTCGCTGCTCCGCCTCGGCAACCTCCCGCCCCGTTTCCACGGCAACGTCACGCTGGTGGAGCTCCGGCTCCTCCCTGACGACCGCCGGCCTCGCCAGGCCAAGGCCAGGGGTACGGGACCCGACCCCGAGTTCAACGACTGCTTCGTTTTCCAG GTgtcaggcgtgtgtgtgtctcagagcaccctgagtgtgtgtgtgctgagcgTGGAGCAGGACGGCAAGCGGCATGCAGTGGGCAGggtgctgtttcctctggagggAGAGCTGGGTCAGGCTGGCAGGGTGCTGTGGAGAGacctggagacagaggaggacacaCAG tgttcaGAGCTGGGTGATGTGCAGGTTTCTCTCAACTACAGTCCGTCTCTGCAGCGCCTCACTGTGGTGGCACTGAGGGCACGAGGCCTGCAGCTGCTCACAGATGCAG gtgtgtgtgtccaggtgagCCTGCAGATACACACTCAGGTGGTGAGGACCAAGCGAAGCTCTGTGGTGAAGGGTGAGGTCGAGCCCTACTTCAACCACAGGATGACGTTTAAAGTGCGAGCGCAGCAGCTGGACGAGGCCTGTGTGAggctggagctgcagcagccgcACGCCATCCGCTCAG aGCCTCCTGCCCTGCTGGGAGTGGTGGTGCTGGGTCCCTTCATGTACGCCAGGGGCCCTCAGCTGCAACACTGGATGGACATGGTCAACACACCACAGGAGCTGGTCAAACAGTGGCACGGACTGGGCAGGggcacttaa